From a region of the Cygnus atratus isolate AKBS03 ecotype Queensland, Australia chromosome 3, CAtr_DNAZoo_HiC_assembly, whole genome shotgun sequence genome:
- the CDC42EP3 gene encoding cdc42 effector protein 3, with translation MPAKTPIYLKAANNKKGKKFKLRDILSPDMISPPLGDFRHTIHIGKEGQHDVFGDISFLQGNYELLPGNEGETRGSQSDGHSEFLRANSTSESMFTETPSPVLKNAISLPAIGGSQALTLPLLSPVTFNSKQESIKSSRNPRLSCEPVIEEKLQEKSKQMEDGESYKDDLWEQNGSSSHFSNGRDSHSSSFSERCTDWQTVDLFDDSQLSCELTKTKSEESLSDLAGSLLSLQLDLGPSLLDEVLNVMDKNKY, from the coding sequence ATGCCAGCCAAGACACCCATCTACTTGAAAGCCGCTAACaacaagaaagggaagaaattcaAACTAAGGGATATCTTGTCTCCAGATATGATCAGTCCGCCACTTGGAGATTTTCGTCACACCATACACATTGGAAAAGAGGGACAACATGATGTTTTTGGAGACATCTCCTTTTTGCAGGGCAACTATGAGCTATTGCCTGGAAATGAAGGAGAAACTAGAGGTAGCCAATCTGATGGCCACAGTGAATTCTTAAGGGCAAACAGCACTTCTGAATCCATGTTTACAGAAACTCCATCACCAGTGCTCAAAAATGCTATTTCCCTTCCTGCCATTGGGGGTTCTCAAGCTCTCACGTTGCCCTTACTGTCACCAGTGacatttaattcaaaacaaGAATCCATCAAGTCATCAAGAAATCCTAGGCTTAGCTGTGAGCCAGTAATTGAAGAAAAGTTGCAGGAGAAAAGTAAACAGATGGAAGATGGAGAATCATACAAAGATGACTTATGGGAGCAAAATGGTTCTTCATCACATTTTTCTAATGGTAGAGACAGTCACTCATCCAGCTTTTCTGAACGATGCACTGATTGGCAAACAGTTGATTTATTTGATGACAGTCAACTTTCGTGTGAACTAACCAAGACAAAGTCAGAAGAATCCCTTTCAGATCTTGCAGGCTCTCTTCTCTCATTACAGCTTGACTTGGGACCTTCACTTTTGGATGAGGTCCTCAATGTAATGGACAAGAATAAATATTAG